In the Nematostella vectensis unplaced genomic scaffold, jaNemVect1.1, whole genome shotgun sequence genome, CACCTCCCAACGGAAGAAGAGATAGAGGAGTTCCAGCGCTTTAGTCTAGGACTGATAATGGACACTTACTACGGATAAGGGGTAGCTAAAAAAGTAATTTTGTAAACAAGACAACTCCCTCTTTActatatccttttttttttattaaaaaattgcACAAACTGCTACAAGCATAAGACTAGTGTCCTCTCTTTCTCACAAAAACACCCTACTCATCGTTGTAGGGGTATGTATCCACTATGCCTAGGGCAACCTGGCGTATTAGGTGAAAAACAGCCTCCTTCGTCTTCTCTCCCCTCCTTATCAGCTCTGGTGTGTTCGTATTGCCATCCACCCAATCTTGCATCATCTCTATCAACTCATCTGGGGTGAGGAGAGCAAGTACCGCTCCAATATAATTCTTGATACCATGTGGTGGTTGGGACACCCTCAGCGCTGTATTCAGTAGTTTGGTACCAAACCAAATGGCGTCAGTAGCCTTCGACTTAACGTGGTCGAAACACTTGACCCAGCGTTGCCTATAGAGGTCTGGGTTTGTGAAGTAGCTCTCGTTCGCACCTGACTTAAACATGAGTGCGTCAACGGCGGTAGCCATCACCTTGTAGACGTAGAAATTGGTGGCTTGCACCAGTTTGTTGGCATCACGGGCGTCAGGCATCTCGAACGTCACCCCTTTCTTACCGGTCTCACCCTCCTTCTTCACCTTGTCGATGGGGATATTGAGAGGGATGTTAGGGATGTTCAAAAAGGTTGGGCGGACCATCCGTTGGGGTTCTGGTACCCCCATGCACTCCAATGGGTTCATGCAGCGGCAGGTGGCGGCGCTTCCATTGCTCAGTGCTGCTTGGTAGTCTTCCTCCAACGACTTCGCACGTTGTGCGCTCCTCTCCTTGTACGCTGCCACGTCCTCCTTTCTTATCTTTGACCACTCCTCCCAGTCGAAGTCCTTACCCCACACGCCCACGTGCTCCATCCACGCCCCTAGCTCCACATTCACCTCCTTCTCGAGCTCTTTCTCACCCCAAGGGTTCTCCAAGCTCCTCTCCGCTTTCAGTGCCTCCCTGACTAGGCGCTTCTCCTTCGTCTCTGGCTCTCCTCCATGGTGCTTAGTAATATGTGTCTCTGCCATTTTCTTCTCAACATCCGTTACATAGGTCTTtgacattcttttttttctcaggcgTGTGAGGTAGCTTTCGTCCCACTACGTCGCACCGTTATATCCTTTCCCGCGCTGACGTCACCGTGTTGTCGCGCGCGCGGGAGCCAATCCCGACCCCGCGTGACGTCACACCCCTAACCAGATATCTCCATTCCCATTGGTTAACAccacctgtgacgtcacacacctGACCATATATCCACCAATCAGAATCCAGCttgaccacccctcccctagctGACCAAAACCTGACCAAATATACTAGTGATACTACTTACATGCAAATTTGTACCTTTACAACAGACGGCAAAACGGTCTGTAGGGTGGATGTGACAGAACGATCCCGCAGGACAGTCCCGCCGTCCCGCACCACGCCCGCAAAACAGATTATTGTTACTCGAGTCCTTGAGTGGAGTTCTGCCGAAGCACGTCTCTACGTGTGGGAAAAATCGGAATCCACGTAAATGTCATCATAAAAGATGTAGTTTGAATTAATATACTATACTTGACATTCCGAACAAACAATATGAAAGTGGGACGACTGTCATGACGGACAAGTGGGACGACTGTCATGACGGACAAGTGGGACGACTGTCATGACGGACAAGTGGGACGACTGTCATGACGGACAAGTGGGACGACTGTCATGACGGACAAGTGGAATGACTGTCAATCGTATTTGCGTGTCGCTTCGGAACAACCTTTCTGTAAAGGCAATGGCATCTTGTCTCAGAGATTCCAAGACTCGTGTTGCGAAAGCTACCCTTCACAGATCGTGCCGACTCTTTTTATTTAGTCTTTATACATTTTATATACATAAGCCTTTTCTGAAAACCTGTAATCTTTAAATTATTGGTTCAAAGAGTTGTACGTAATTATGGTTCAATAAGAGCAGGAGCAAAATAAGCTTACCGAGTCCTCCTGTGCACGTCTTTCCATCAGCGGCGAGGTGCATGTACTTTGGGCATGCGCAACTATATCTCCCATCTGGCAATGTTTTGCACACGTGACTACAAGGCCTTGAGGAGCAGCCAGCTGTGACGTTACAAAACCATGGttgacaaaaaacaacatTACACAAAATGAATGTTCAGAAAGAGGAATGAAAGCTCTATCGAGAAGCGAAAAGGCGACTGAGTAGCTGTGTACACAAAATTCGAGctcagcaaaaaataaaatgtgggGAAAAAAATAGAGGAATGGGAAGagctatgacgtcacaaaaaTGGTTGTCAACCTCATCTCTAGGGCCCTTTTCCTCTTCGCCTTTTAGAGGGAATGGGGTATTCAATCGTTGAACCGCAATCAGTCAAAAGTTAGAGTTCACAAGACGAATGAATACCCCAGGGATTAGGAATGGAAGTCTGGTAGCTACTGCAATACTCACTTATCGGTTTTGCGCATGTGTTTTGCTGGTAGCACTGCTGATCACCCGTGCATTGCGGCGTGCACGTATAAGACGATGAGTACTGGAAGTGTCTACCTACAAGCTTGACTTGGTTACCAAAGACTTCTTGCCAAACGACAAATCCCATATCAGAGCGCATGTTATGTACAACCACAGGGAACCTGAAAAACACGATGCGGCGTTAATACCATGGAGCACTGCGCAGATGAGAGAGGGAATAAGATGGGTCTCCTTAGTCCAATTTTTCTGTTCGCATCAAGTTCGTCGTCTAAAGGGCGAAGCCAATGACTCTCGGATAGCaagatagttttttttaaggtgGTGTCACACACCAAGCGCAAATATGCCTTTCCCGGAGATAATGCTCCCCCCAAAAGAAAGCAATGGAGCCACGTACCTTTGTTCTCGGTTAGCAAGATTGAAGCTTCCTTTCAGCAGTTGGCCTCCAATGCTCCAAGATGTGCGATCCCTCTCCTGCCAGAGTAAGTAATGTGATCCCGAcaaggggaggggtagggggacAGGGGTGCGTACTTCCTTGGTGACGGTGCAAACTTCTTGCTTCACCTCACGAGCGAAGAACTTGGTAGAAAGCCCAACAATCGCTTTTCGTATGACATGTCGGCCATTTACAGTGTCTTCCCAGAAAAGCATCAGCCTGCCATGAAACAATGCCAAAATGGTTGACAATCTGTACTACTTATCATGAACTAGACGAGTAGCATGCCACCGAAATGAACTTTACAAGCCTAACCTACGTATCTCTCGTGATAATCCTACTAATATCTATTTTATACCACTGTACCTATCCTTATACTACTGTTCCTATCCTTCTTGCGTGACGCGTCATACCTATCTTTATTGCGTGACGCGTCATAACTATTCTTATTGCGTGACGCGTCTTACCTATCCTTCTTGCGTGCGCGCCATACCTATCTTTATTGCGTGACGCGTCTTACCTATTCGTATTGCGTGACGCGTCTTACCTATTCGTATTGCGTGACGCGCCTTACATATCCTTATTTTCGTGACGCGTCTTACCTATCCTTATTTGCGTGACGCGTCTTACCTATCCTTATTTGCGAGACGCGTTTTAACTATCCTTATTGCGTGACGCGTCTTACCTATCCTTATTTGCGTGACGCGTCTTACCTATCTTTCTTCTCGCTATAATAGCCTTCCACGTGACCATCTCGCTTTGTAGTGAAGCTGACCATGTTTTTTGTCTCTGGGTTGGGTATGTTGGACGCGTGACCCCCAGTAGCGTTTTTTTTCGTCATAACCAGAACGTACGGCTTGTTCTCCATCTGCGTCACCAATAAAAAACATGCATCATTGTCTCCTATCTTACGATGTGTCAATAACATGGCCGTTCTGCATCTGCGCATAGGACAATTGCAACAAATATCATATAAGCACCGTCTTATTTGTCGTATTACGCAAGGTAAACCCTTGCTTGAAGTAATCGTTTAGCCAACTTTTGGGGATGGGATGTACTGATGGCGCTAGATGCTACAGAATACTATGACGACTTTCCTATCTGGAATGCAGTGTAGTAGAATAAAGCAAGAAAGAACCTCAATTTAGCAGTAAATCTCAAACTTTTCTCTGAGCTTCTTATCACATCATGATAATGTTTATCTTCCTAATCATCATTGCTTAGAATCATTCTATATAACATCATACCTATTACTGTATTCGTGAGTATAACTAACCTTGACGTTGAGCATTTTCGCTCCGCGGGTCTCGACTAAACACGTGAAGAAAAACTCATTGCGTTTGGAGTCCAGGAAGAGGTTGTGTTCGTAAGCGTGGCCCTTGAAGCTGCAGATCTGAGCGGAGGCCTGCATACGGCCATCTCTGTCCAGAAACAAGGATGCGACATCCTTCTTGGGCATTGCTATTATCACCGACGCTACGTACCCACCTAAAATGGATAACGCGTTCGATTACTATTCTTTCACGTTTCATCATCTAGTTAttaaatgatgattaatgctGATTACGGtaagaagaagaaagagaaggaaatgaaacaagtaagaaaataaaagaagaaaatggaaagagaaaaagaaagagaggGAAAGAAGAGATAAACACAATTTAAAAGAAGATAAAAAGGCtaaaaaagggaaaattaTTTTCGCATTTCGCACATTAAGAGTAAAAACGCGAAAATCGTGTGTAAAAGGGCACGTAAAAAGTTGACAAATTGAAAGCGTGCCTCAGATAAGGCGACATTTTCTTACCCGTTTGAGGGTTGTATAGAAGTTTGGGTTCCTTGGCGTCCGCTTTCATTTGGCCATTATTAGACGTGGCCTTGACAACAAGCGTTGGAGCTGCCGCTCTCTCCGTCTTGGCTGACATCACCCGCTGACCAAGTATGACGAACTTCCGGAAGAAGTGCCTCATAGACCGGAAGTGAAACAGCACGAAGAACTCATTGTGGCGTGGATTAAATACAGCTGAAGGCCAGCCTTGCTCACCTAAAAAAGAATATTAACAAAAGCTCACTTTCTTTGGCCTCGTTGGTATTTGCGAACCGTTCGCCTGAAACCGAGGCTcgcactgtatttatgcgtcctTAGTGCAAATGTCCAGCGGGCATAGTGGAATTTTAGAAGGTAACAAGGAGCTATGCTACAAATACCttaataaaaatcaagtttacAGTACGATGAAATATATAAGAATACACGACGGAAGAATAATTGATATACTTATGTTGGCGCACCCTCCTTCTCTTCTCGATAAATCCTGCTGCAGTTAATTCATGTAGCGGATAAACAACCGAAATCACTCTTTTATACTATGACATGCGTTTAGTATGACAATTGTGGTTACCCGCATCTCCGTCCTTTACACTTTGTTACTAAACTACAATGTCTTCTTAGCTAAAAAAGGTATCATATAATGCCACTATAATGCATACCGCCAACCCATCCAGGGATATTTGCCGTGAAATTCAATATCGTTTTATCCATAATGACTCCTGACGGATTGAGTCTTACTCCATACAGGCGGTCCGGTCGGTTGTCGCCGTTAATATCGAGATCAAAGGCCACGAAATACTCGTTCCTGTTGGGATTATACGCCATGCTGTGGTGGAGAACCCGGCCTTGGAGAAGTGAGGGCATCATAATAACAGGGCTGCCCTCCTTTTGCACGGCGGGGATACGCTGGACCTGGGATGGAAGACCATGTCAAGCTACCAAGTGTGGCAGCAAAAGGAAATGCGCTTATGATAGTGTGGCGTAGTGGGACAAATCGGGAGAGTTTCATACAAGAAGCTTGACATGGGGAGTGGGTCAAGGTTGAGGCGACAAGCGTCGCAGCGAAAGAGAGAAACGCGCTTATGGGAATATGGCGTTGTTCATACAAGAAGTTTGACATGGGGAGGCAAGAGAGGGACCTGATAAGGGGAGTTGGGAAAGAGACGAATAGTAACCTGGAGGCCTTCGCAGTGTATAAATACAAATCACAGAGTATCGGACATGTTTAGGAGAGCAAGAGTACAAGTTTTCTACGGGAATTACAATATAGGGTGGCGAATTTGGTGAAAAGGGTGGAAGGTGTTAGGTGACGAGAGTAACCTAGGGTGACAAAAGAGGTGCTAAGCGGATGGTGGCGAGGTTGAGGGTGTAAGTGCAACTAATTCTAGGGTTCGGTAATGAAATACTAAACCAAAAATAAACCTTGTCTTGCTGACTAAATACCTTTCGATAGAAATTTAACTGTTTGGTTGAGTATGGTTTGTAAGAAAATTCACACTAACTCTCAGCACGTCCGAACAAAGGACGGAAACTTGCACCGCAACTAAGCACACGAAGCCGCAGGCGCGTAGCTAGGAATGGCTGAGGGGTAGGGAACGGCCATAGGTATCAtgtggaaaaagcatagtatttaaagattccataataagaaattaccctctttttggccgccaaggggggtgcgcaaCATGCACGCGCCTGAAGCCGCCACAAAGGAGGGCAAGTAAAGAGTCGGGTAATTGAACGAAAAGAAAGGGCTTCCACTAGATGCAGATTAACGCCTTGAGTTAAGGGTGATGGACAGGGACAACAATTAACCCTTGGACTATTCATTAACCTTTTGAGCTGTGACTTGTTTGCCTTCCTGGCCGCTACCATCCACAACAGTGACAGCA is a window encoding:
- the LOC116604854 gene encoding uncharacterized protein LOC116604854 — translated: MERFKCSRRNQTWMCCLFLVCNLSFLVPSQADEDVRISNSEGFDALVGALSGTLDLNEPAKDKTSSSSESLQSILGLEEPADQAHRRRRSIVIRNGPSGRLSVQGLTASQSCDGITVSWIPPSVPYSSMYEYTNSEFKYYNIYRSTSFFNDVTGMQPYATGQHEEALRRVQVTSWTDRYPVAMTTWFYAVTVVDGSGQEGKQVTAQKVQRIPAVQKEGSPVIMMPSLLQGRVLHHSMAYNPNRNEYFVAFDLDINGDNRPDRLYGVRLNPSGVIMDKTILNFTANIPGWVGGEQGWPSAVFNPRHNEFFVLFHFRSMRHFFRKFVILGQRVMSAKTERAAAPTLVVKATSNNGQMKADAKEPKLLYNPQTGGYVASVIIAMPKKDVASLFLDRDGRMQASAQICSFKGHAYEHNLFLDSKRNEFFFTCLVETRGAKMLNVKMENKPYVLVMTKKNATGGHASNIPNPETKNMVSFTTKRDGHVEGYYSEKKDRLMLFWEDTVNGRHVIRKAIVGLSTKFFAREVKQEVCTVTKEVRTPVPLPLPLSGSHYLLWQERDRTSWSIGGQLLKGSFNLANREQRFPVVVHNMRSDMGFVVWQEVFGNQVKLVGRHFQYSSSYTCTPQCTGDQQCYQQNTCAKPITGCSSRPCSHVCKTLPDGRYSCACPKYMHLAADGKTCTGGLETCFGRTPLKDSSNNNLFCGRGAGRRDCPAGSFCHIHPTDRFAVCCKGTNLHVSSITSIFGQVLVS